A genomic region of Pseudoalteromonas piscicida contains the following coding sequences:
- a CDS encoding RNA polymerase sigma factor, with translation MIINAKEAFTQEQTDALVARCQQGDQGAFRELFEQHHRRVYALCLRLLAEPAHAEDACQEVFVQLWQKIDQFKGQSQFTTWLHSVTSNIAISYLRKQKNWLQKVVSFEQSGLDEQGAEQLGELNGLDKLIVRLPERARLVFVLHAVEGYRHEEIANMLNMAVGSSKSQYHRARNLLQEWYNND, from the coding sequence ATGATAATTAATGCCAAAGAGGCATTTACACAAGAACAAACCGATGCGCTAGTGGCTAGGTGCCAGCAAGGGGATCAAGGTGCATTTCGCGAACTATTTGAGCAACATCACCGTCGCGTATATGCATTATGTCTTAGATTGCTCGCTGAGCCCGCTCATGCAGAAGATGCATGTCAGGAAGTTTTTGTGCAATTGTGGCAAAAGATAGACCAATTTAAAGGGCAATCACAATTTACGACTTGGCTACATAGTGTGACCAGTAATATTGCTATCAGCTACCTTAGAAAGCAAAAAAACTGGTTACAAAAGGTCGTAAGCTTTGAACAATCCGGACTGGATGAGCAAGGAGCTGAGCAGCTAGGAGAGCTAAATGGCCTAGATAAACTCATTGTCAGATTGCCGGAACGTGCCAGGTTGGTCTTCGTATTACATGCTGTCGAAGGGTATCGCCACGAGGAAATTGCCAATATGTTAAACATGGCCGTAGGGTCGAGTAAATCGCAATATCACCGAGCACGTAACTTATTACAGGAGTGGTACAACAATGACTAA